A region of Mesorhizobium sp. AR02 DNA encodes the following proteins:
- a CDS encoding DUF333 domain-containing protein: MNNFSILAIALALISLMPVAAGAAAQKPVGMANPASVHCSEIGGRLVIRKDKAGNEYGFCRLPKGRLCEEWALFRDNKCVGPKAAMRRK, translated from the coding sequence ATGAACAATTTTTCGATACTGGCCATCGCTCTTGCCTTGATATCGCTGATGCCGGTCGCCGCCGGCGCTGCCGCGCAAAAACCGGTCGGCATGGCCAACCCGGCATCCGTCCATTGCAGCGAGATCGGCGGGCGCCTGGTGATCAGGAAGGACAAGGCCGGCAACGAATACGGGTTTTGCCGGCTGCCCAAAGGGCGCCTTTGCGAGGAGTGGGCGCTGTTTCGCGACAACAAATGCGTCGGGCCGAAGGCGGCCATGCGCCGCAAGTGA
- a CDS encoding DMT family transporter, with the protein MSETHSHLWPGVPLALGSAVLFGATPPLSKLLLDAVNPFMLAGLLYLGAGVGLALYRLLRGKQVAAGEAQLAARDIPWLALAIGMGGIVAPVLLMFGLALNTASSSALLLNLEGLATMAIAWLVYRENVDRRLLLGAFAIFAGAVLLSWQGDGVAFNLGAMLVAGACLAWGLDNNFTRKISATDPVVIAMLKGLVAGVVNVGLALAAGASFPSASIVAATAAVGFFGIGVSLAMFIVALRHLGTARTGAYYSLAPFIGALLAIVMLGDAVTLKLAIAGLLMGVGLWLHLSERHEHEHDHEALEHEHSHVHDEHHQHHHDGPVSEPHSHWHRHAPMRHRHPHYPDLHHRHGHG; encoded by the coding sequence ATGTCCGAAACACATTCGCATCTTTGGCCCGGTGTGCCGCTTGCCCTTGGCTCGGCAGTCCTGTTCGGCGCGACGCCGCCACTTTCCAAGCTGCTGCTTGATGCCGTGAACCCCTTCATGCTGGCCGGCCTGCTCTATCTCGGCGCCGGTGTCGGCCTCGCCCTCTATCGCCTGCTTCGCGGCAAGCAGGTGGCGGCCGGCGAGGCGCAATTGGCTGCTAGGGATATTCCATGGCTGGCGCTGGCGATCGGCATGGGCGGCATCGTCGCGCCGGTGCTGTTGATGTTCGGCCTTGCGTTGAACACCGCGTCCAGCTCGGCGCTGCTGCTCAATCTCGAAGGGCTGGCGACAATGGCGATCGCCTGGCTCGTCTACCGCGAGAATGTCGACCGGCGTCTGCTTCTGGGCGCCTTCGCCATCTTTGCCGGCGCCGTTCTGCTGTCGTGGCAAGGCGACGGCGTCGCTTTCAACCTTGGCGCCATGCTGGTCGCCGGGGCTTGCCTGGCCTGGGGGCTGGACAACAATTTCACCCGCAAGATCTCGGCCACCGATCCGGTGGTGATCGCCATGCTCAAGGGGTTGGTGGCGGGTGTCGTCAATGTCGGGCTGGCGCTTGCCGCCGGGGCTTCGTTTCCTTCAGCGTCAATCGTGGCGGCAACGGCCGCCGTCGGCTTCTTCGGCATCGGCGTCAGCCTGGCGATGTTCATCGTGGCGTTGCGCCATCTCGGCACCGCGCGGACCGGCGCCTATTATTCGCTCGCCCCGTTCATCGGTGCGCTGCTGGCCATCGTCATGCTGGGCGATGCCGTCACGCTCAAGCTGGCGATCGCGGGGCTTTTGATGGGCGTCGGCCTGTGGCTGCATTTGTCGGAGCGCCATGAGCATGAGCACGATCATGAAGCGCTGGAACACGAGCACAGCCATGTGCATGACGAACACCACCAGCACCATCATGACGGGCCGGTGAGCGAGCCGCATTCGCACTGGCACCGGCATGCGCCGATGCGCCATCGGCATCCGCACTATCCGGACCTGCATCACCGGCACGGCCACGGCTGA
- a CDS encoding thiol-disulfide oxidoreductase DCC family protein: MLKQTPKPELTVWYNTRCPVCDAGIRWQKRRLIEAVKAGRVEFRDINLEPAALGRFGASLEDIRRWLHATDANGRLLVGADVAIAIWQATPGESWLATLFGNPVALPLTRFAYGRFADLLYAWNRRKGRW; encoded by the coding sequence ATGCTCAAGCAAACACCCAAGCCTGAACTGACCGTTTGGTACAACACGCGTTGCCCTGTCTGCGATGCGGGCATCCGCTGGCAGAAGCGGCGGCTGATCGAAGCGGTCAAGGCCGGGCGGGTCGAGTTTCGCGACATCAATCTGGAGCCGGCGGCACTTGGCCGTTTTGGCGCCTCGCTGGAAGATATACGCCGTTGGCTGCACGCCACCGATGCAAATGGCCGCTTGCTGGTCGGCGCCGATGTTGCCATCGCCATATGGCAGGCGACACCCGGCGAGAGCTGGCTGGCCACGCTTTTCGGCAATCCGGTTGCCTTGCCACTGACGCGTTTTGCCTATGGTCGCTTCGCCGATCTGCTCTACGCCTGGAACCGCCGCAAGGGCCGCTGGTAG
- a CDS encoding PadR family transcriptional regulator, with translation MHRHNHFGERMFMHMAGKFGGRGGGGFGPFGHGGRGGGRGGPGDMFRAGRMLADGDLKLITLSLLAEAPRHGYDIIKALEERTSGIYSPSPGVVYPTLTFLEEAGYAASAADGNKKVFSITEAGQAHLAENREMIDGVLEHLERFGRKMAKARDWFGWNDDGDDRRGGRGGRGERSETRDEFRAIRHRLRAALGEIVDAPAEKQAEAIAILEAAAEALEALTHR, from the coding sequence ATGCACAGACATAACCATTTCGGCGAGCGCATGTTCATGCACATGGCCGGCAAATTTGGTGGCAGAGGGGGCGGCGGCTTCGGCCCGTTCGGCCATGGCGGTCGCGGTGGCGGACGTGGTGGGCCGGGCGATATGTTCCGCGCCGGCCGCATGCTGGCCGACGGCGACCTCAAGCTGATCACGCTGTCGCTGCTGGCCGAGGCGCCGCGCCATGGCTACGACATCATCAAGGCGCTGGAAGAGCGCACCAGCGGCATCTACAGCCCGAGCCCGGGCGTGGTCTACCCGACGCTGACCTTCCTGGAAGAGGCCGGCTATGCCGCCTCCGCCGCGGACGGCAACAAGAAGGTATTTTCGATCACCGAGGCCGGGCAGGCGCATCTGGCTGAGAATCGCGAGATGATCGACGGCGTGCTCGAACACCTCGAACGCTTCGGCCGCAAGATGGCCAAGGCGCGCGACTGGTTTGGCTGGAACGATGATGGCGACGACCGTCGCGGTGGCCGCGGTGGCCGTGGCGAGCGTTCGGAAACGCGCGACGAATTCCGTGCCATCCGTCACCGGCTGCGTGCGGCGCTGGGCGAGATCGTCGATGCGCCGGCTGAAAAGCAGGCCGAGGCGATCGCCATCCTCGAAGCCGCGGCGGAAGCGCTGGAAGCGCTGACGCACCGCTGA
- a CDS encoding IS1182 family transposase has protein sequence MLKRPAPEQTALEMVTLDQLVPADHLLRKIDRVIDFSFIHDLTAPLYCPDNGRPPLDPTLMFKALFIGYLFGVRSERQLVREIEVNVAYRWFLRLKLTDKVFDASTLSQNRRRRYDDTSVSQAIFDRIVEQAIRAGLVDGTVLYTDSTHLKANANKGKYDLAMIAKSRADYWADLDRAIDAERGLHGQKPLKEKQRQPAVKETKVSRTDPDSGYMVREGKPKGFFYLDHRTVDAAHAIITDTHTTAIVHDSTVYLSRLDRQVERFGFDVGAVGLDAGYATAGIAKGLEDRAIRGVTGYRRPTPPKPGMMGPSSFTHEPETDGYRCPQGQLLAYATTDRNGYRHYKSAPAICRDCPLLASCTTNAKAQRTIIRHVWADAKERTDANRLTAWGKAVYRRRKETVERSFADAKQLHGHRYARFRSLTRVACQCLIAAAAQNMKKIALALSPRPKPRLA, from the coding sequence ATGTTGAAGCGACCCGCCCCTGAACAGACCGCGCTTGAGATGGTAACGCTGGATCAGCTGGTTCCGGCTGATCACCTGTTGCGCAAGATCGACCGTGTGATCGATTTCTCCTTCATCCACGATCTGACGGCGCCACTCTATTGCCCGGACAATGGCCGGCCGCCGCTCGATCCGACCTTGATGTTCAAGGCGCTGTTCATCGGCTACCTGTTTGGAGTTCGCTCGGAACGGCAGTTGGTGCGCGAGATCGAGGTCAATGTCGCCTATCGTTGGTTTTTGCGGCTGAAACTGACGGACAAGGTGTTCGACGCCTCGACGCTGTCGCAGAACCGGCGTCGACGCTACGACGACACCAGCGTGTCGCAGGCGATCTTCGACCGTATCGTCGAGCAGGCGATCCGAGCGGGCCTTGTCGATGGCACGGTGCTTTACACCGACTCCACCCATCTGAAGGCCAACGCCAACAAGGGCAAATACGATCTTGCCATGATCGCCAAGTCGCGGGCCGACTATTGGGCCGACCTCGATCGTGCGATCGACGCCGAACGAGGGCTGCACGGCCAGAAGCCGCTGAAGGAGAAGCAACGCCAGCCCGCGGTGAAGGAGACGAAGGTATCGCGCACCGATCCCGACAGCGGCTACATGGTGCGCGAGGGCAAACCGAAGGGCTTCTTCTATCTCGACCACCGCACGGTGGATGCGGCCCACGCCATCATCACCGACACGCACACGACAGCGATCGTCCACGATTCTACGGTCTACCTGTCGCGGCTCGACCGCCAGGTGGAGCGCTTCGGCTTTGATGTCGGCGCTGTCGGGCTGGACGCCGGCTATGCCACGGCCGGCATCGCCAAAGGGCTGGAGGATCGCGCAATACGCGGCGTCACCGGCTATCGCCGCCCAACACCGCCCAAGCCTGGCATGATGGGACCGTCATCCTTCACCCATGAGCCCGAGACCGATGGCTATCGCTGCCCACAGGGCCAGTTGTTGGCCTACGCGACCACCGACCGCAATGGCTACCGCCATTACAAGAGCGCCCCCGCTATCTGCCGCGACTGTCCACTGCTCGCTTCCTGCACCACCAATGCCAAGGCCCAGCGCACCATCATCCGCCACGTCTGGGCCGATGCCAAGGAACGCACCGACGCCAACCGGCTGACGGCGTGGGGCAAGGCCGTCTACCGCCGCCGCAAGGAAACTGTCGAGCGCTCCTTCGCCGACGCCAAGCAACTGCACGGCCACCGCTATGCCCGGTTCCGAAGTCTCACCAGGGTAGCCTGCCAGTGTCTGATCGCCGCCGCAGCCCAGAACATGAAGAAGATCGCCCTGGCCCTCAGCCCAAGGCCAAAACCCCGCCTCGCATGA
- a CDS encoding YiaA/YiaB family inner membrane protein — MNANQTYIMFNTASVGAAYFMLGLSLWLAPVDLATKGYWAMGILLLTGSLVNLVKYRTDERLSAEMTAKIEKARNEKLISEYVGKE, encoded by the coding sequence ATGAACGCCAATCAGACCTACATCATGTTCAACACCGCCTCGGTCGGTGCCGCCTATTTCATGCTCGGCCTGTCGCTGTGGCTGGCGCCGGTCGACCTGGCGACCAAGGGTTACTGGGCCATGGGCATTTTGCTGCTCACCGGCAGCCTGGTGAACCTGGTCAAGTACCGCACCGACGAGCGCCTGTCGGCCGAGATGACCGCCAAGATCGAGAAGGCCCGCAACGAAAAGCTGATCAGCGAGTATGTAGGCAAGGAATGA
- a CDS encoding PspA/IM30 family protein encodes MLSLIRTLLDGASARAEDGLKDRFAIDLLAQRIRDAEAGLAAAKQTLASLIVRQRAEQAGLDQLERRHADLETRTISALAAGNNGLAESGAAAVAELENEREVRRTTVQSLSEKTLRMRVSVERAHRRIIDLNQGMISARAIDAERKAQSRLVRSIGNSGSLNEAEELLARIKGASDPFEEAGILDEIDGELRHEAIRDRLADAGHGATVKVRAKDVLERLKTIN; translated from the coding sequence ATGCTTAGCCTGATCAGAACACTGCTCGACGGCGCCAGCGCGCGGGCCGAGGACGGCCTCAAGGATCGCTTCGCCATCGACCTTCTGGCGCAGCGCATCCGCGACGCCGAGGCGGGTCTTGCAGCCGCCAAGCAGACGCTTGCCTCGCTGATTGTCCGTCAGCGTGCCGAGCAGGCCGGTCTCGACCAGCTCGAGCGCCGCCACGCCGATTTGGAAACCCGCACCATCAGCGCGCTGGCCGCCGGCAATAACGGGCTTGCCGAAAGCGGTGCCGCAGCCGTCGCCGAGCTGGAGAATGAACGCGAAGTCCGCCGCACCACCGTGCAGAGCCTTAGCGAAAAGACGTTGCGGATGCGCGTTTCGGTGGAGCGGGCGCATCGCCGCATCATCGACTTGAACCAGGGCATGATCTCGGCCCGGGCCATCGATGCCGAGCGCAAGGCACAGTCACGCCTCGTCAGGTCGATCGGCAATTCTGGAAGCCTCAACGAAGCCGAGGAGCTTTTGGCGCGCATCAAGGGAGCCAGCGACCCGTTCGAAGAGGCCGGCATTCTCGACGAGATCGACGGCGAGCTGCGTCACGAGGCAATCCGCGACCGCCTTGCGGACGCCGGTCACGGCGCGACGGTGAAAGTGCGCGCCAAGGACGTGCTCGAGCGCCTGAAGACCATCAACTGA
- a CDS encoding TetR/AcrR family transcriptional regulator translates to MALDKEETGERVLAIAEVLLNEGGMDNLKARTIAEQAGISVGSVYNLFSDLDGVHRAVNMRLLDRLGAAGAAAMVDLGKRGITDVRQRLLALAGAYVRFVEAHPGSWPALLAFNRRRPTLTEPDAYEARLDQLFEIIAQVLAGGDFDLDDDTRRIAARTLWSSVHGIVTSGYAARSVRRQADEIDQQIELLVAVFIRGLERGGTFAHAGTKTS, encoded by the coding sequence ATGGCACTGGACAAGGAAGAGACGGGCGAGCGGGTGTTGGCGATTGCCGAGGTGCTGCTCAACGAGGGCGGCATGGACAATCTGAAGGCCAGGACCATCGCCGAGCAGGCAGGCATCTCGGTCGGCTCGGTCTACAATCTGTTTTCCGATCTCGACGGGGTGCATCGTGCCGTCAACATGCGGCTGCTCGACCGGCTGGGGGCGGCAGGGGCGGCGGCGATGGTCGATCTCGGCAAACGCGGCATCACCGATGTGCGCCAGCGGCTGCTGGCGCTGGCCGGCGCCTATGTGCGCTTTGTCGAAGCGCATCCGGGCAGCTGGCCGGCGCTGCTCGCCTTCAACAGGCGCCGTCCGACGCTGACGGAGCCGGATGCCTATGAAGCGCGGCTCGACCAGCTGTTCGAGATCATCGCCCAGGTGCTCGCCGGCGGCGATTTCGACCTCGACGACGATACGCGCCGCATCGCCGCGCGCACGCTGTGGTCAAGCGTGCATGGCATCGTCACCAGCGGCTACGCGGCCAGATCCGTGCGCCGGCAGGCCGACGAGATCGACCAGCAGATCGAGCTCCTGGTCGCCGTCTTCATCAGGGGGCTGGAACGCGGCGGCACATTCGCGCATGCTGGGACGAAAACGTCGTGA